GAGGGATGGAGACCGCTGGTGTTGCCACCCCGCGGACCCGCCCGCAGGCGGGGGGTCTTCGCCACCCGCTCCCCGCATCGCCCCAATCCCATCGGGCTCACCGCGGCGCGCCTGGTGTCGGTCTCCGGACGCCACGTCACCGTGGGCCCCTGCGACCTGATGGACGGAACCCCGGTCCTGGACCTCAAGCCCTACCTCCCGGCGTACGACGCCTTCCCGCTGGCGGACGCCGGCTGGACGGAGTCCGTGGAACGTGCGGATCGCGAGGCGCCACGCTTCACCGTGTCCTTTGACTCCCATGCGCAGGTGCAGGCGGACTGGCTGCGCACGCACTGGGGGGTGGAGTTCCGTCCGCGGCTGGTGGAGCTGCTGTCGCGGGATCCGTCCGTGCATCGCGGCCGGCGGATTCGCGCGCGCGGTCCCGGGCTTCGTGTAATCGGCTGTGGCGCATGGCGGGCCGTGTTTGCGGTGCGGGAGACCGCGGTGGAAATCCGGAGCCTGGAGCCGGCTTATCCGCGACGGTTTCTGGAAGATCCGGCGCGGCACTCGATTCCGGATCGGGAGGCCCAGGAGGCGTTCCTCGATCGCTGGCCGGATCAGACACTCAGCGGCGGATGATCCCGGCTTCCCGTCGGGAGTAGCGTCGCGGGATGTGACAAGGGAATGATGGACAACGGTGCGGAATTCCCGGGTACGATGAGGGCGTCATGACCTCCTACGGACTCTTCATCAACGGCGACTTTGTGCCGGCCGCCGGCGGCAGACGTTTCACGACCCAGAACCCGGCCGATCGTCGCGAGACGGTGGCCGAGTATGCCCAGGGGGGCGCGGCGGATGCCGCCGCCGCCATTGCCGCGGCCAGCGAGGCGTTTCCCAAGTGGGCTGCGCAGACTTCCGTGGCCCGCGGACGCTTCCTGAGTCGTGCCTCCCAGATCCTGGAGTCCCGCAAGCCCGCCCTAGCGGAGTTGCTGGTGCGCGAGGAGGGCAAGACG
This genomic stretch from Verrucomicrobiia bacterium harbors:
- the tsaA gene encoding tRNA (N6-threonylcarbamoyladenosine(37)-N6)-methyltransferase TrmO, with amino-acid sequence MDFHAAAGDGARTLTVRPIGFLRVAKQVKFDTRHQPDESVCEENRIELLPGHGYEQALRDLAGFSRVWILSWFDRNEGWRPLVLPPRGPARRRGVFATRSPHRPNPIGLTAARLVSVSGRHVTVGPCDLMDGTPVLDLKPYLPAYDAFPLADAGWTESVERADREAPRFTVSFDSHAQVQADWLRTHWGVEFRPRLVELLSRDPSVHRGRRIRARGPGLRVIGCGAWRAVFAVRETAVEIRSLEPAYPRRFLEDPARHSIPDREAQEAFLDRWPDQTLSGG